A part of Carassius carassius chromosome 4, fCarCar2.1, whole genome shotgun sequence genomic DNA contains:
- the LOC132137933 gene encoding prolactin receptor-like isoform X2, with the protein MWRDAEQALTLMLLLSWISHSMCHSPPGRPRITRCRSPEKETFTCWWEPGSTGGLPSSYHLYYRKESSLEVSECPDYHKAGNNSCYFDKRHTSLWITYNITVVASNALGEAYSESVEVDVMDIVQSHPPENVNVTLMQTTNSPYFLVQWQPPHDADTRSGWVTIKYEVRLKIENRGNEEDSNWESYSAGKQLEFSIYSPQPGANYIVQVRCKLDQGLWSEWSPSAFIQIPDNTSDTQNAFIIIAVTLMVIIFLLTAGVLTVKMKLVKHFLLPPIPEPKISGLDTRLLKSGKSEEIFSALITPGYPQIAQRSDRQVDYLVVSDYDEEMDFNGKAHLECQKGENCLKDTAQKVSQNSIQITLNSSQDLSTTLSEHVYPGTVSNQLSATSSVLGEPRQLLYLNCNGSPEKAHDQNALISSGSKCENVSINPAGLMGYVEVDEEKRDQTPLVGEDYSMVTDVISDNILVLQDSIPIQGHKEVKCDKTFKAEETGGVFEPLGYLETLTTFLRGS; encoded by the exons ATGTGGAGAGATGCAGAACAGGCGCTGACTCTGATGTTGCTCCTCTCGTGGATCTCACACAGCATGT GTCATTCTCCCCCGGGGAGGCCCAGAATAACAAGATGCCGGTCGCCTGAGAAAGAGACTTTTACTTGCTGGTGGGAGCCTGGATCAACAGGTGGATTGCCCTCCAGTTATCACCTGTATTACAGAAAAGAGAG CTCTTTGGAAGTCTCTGAATGTCCGGATTATCATAAGGCAGGGAACAATTCGTGTTATTTTGATAAGCGCCACACGTCTCTTTGGATCACATACAACATCACAGTGGTGGCCTCCAATGCACTGGGTGAAGCCTATTCAGAATCTGTAGAAGTTGATGTTATGGATATAG TGCAGTCTCACCCTCCAGAGAACGTAAATGTGACTCTCATGCAGACCACGAACAGTCCCTATTTCCTGGTGCAGTGGCAGCCTCCACATGACGCAGACACACGTTCAGGCTGGGTAACAATCAAATATGAAGTTCGCTTAAAAATTGAGAACAGAGGAAATGAGGAGGACAGCAATTGGGAG TCATATAGTGCTGGAAAACAATTGGAGTTTAGCATCTACAGTCCACAGCCAGGAGCAAATTACATCGTTCAGGTGCGCTGTAAACTAGACCAAGGTCTCTGGAGTGAATGGAGCCCCTCTGCTTTCATCCAGATTCCAGACA ATACATCTGACACACAGAATGCATTTATAATCATTGCTGTCACACTAATGGTCATCATTTTCCTGCTGACTGCAGGAGTGCTGACCGTCAAGATGAAACT GGTGAAGCATTTTTTACTGCCACCAATTCCAGAACCGAAGATCAGTGGCTTAGACACTCGGCTCCTTAAG AGTGGTAAGTCCGAGGAAATCTTCAGTGCTCTGATTACTCCGGGATATCCCCAAATAGCCCAGAGATCAGACCGTCAAGTCGACTACCTCGTGGTCTCTGACTATGATGAGGAAATGGATTTTAATGGCAAAGCTCATCTTGAGTGCCAAAAGGGAGAAAACTGTCTCAAAGATACTGCACAAAAGGTCTCTCAAAACAGCATCCAGATCACGTTGAACAGCAGTCAGGATCTAAGCACAACCCTGAGCGAACACGTCTACCCTGGGACCGTCTCCAATCAGCTAAGTGCCACCAGCAGTGTCCTTGGAGAGCCTCGACAACTACTTTACCTTAATTGCAATGGCTCACCAGAGAAAGCTCACGACCAAAACGCTCTAATAAGCTCCGGTAGCAAATGTGAGAACGTCAGCATCAACCCTGCTGGACTTATGGGGTACGTTGAGGTTGATGAGGAGAAACGAGACCAGACACCTCTGGTAGGGGAGGACTATAGCATGGTCACTGACGTTATCAGTGATAATATCCTTGTACTACAAGACAGCATCCCCATACAGGGTCACAAAGAGGTCAAATGTGACAAAACATTTAAAGCTGAGGAAACAGGAGGGGTTTTCGAACCTCTGGGATACTTGGAAACCCTGACAACATTTTTAAGGGGATCTTGA
- the LOC132137933 gene encoding prolactin receptor-like isoform X1, which translates to MFVSRAGKMWRDAEQALTLMLLLSWISHSMCHSPPGRPRITRCRSPEKETFTCWWEPGSTGGLPSSYHLYYRKESSLEVSECPDYHKAGNNSCYFDKRHTSLWITYNITVVASNALGEAYSESVEVDVMDIVQSHPPENVNVTLMQTTNSPYFLVQWQPPHDADTRSGWVTIKYEVRLKIENRGNEEDSNWESYSAGKQLEFSIYSPQPGANYIVQVRCKLDQGLWSEWSPSAFIQIPDNTSDTQNAFIIIAVTLMVIIFLLTAGVLTVKMKLVKHFLLPPIPEPKISGLDTRLLKSGKSEEIFSALITPGYPQIAQRSDRQVDYLVVSDYDEEMDFNGKAHLECQKGENCLKDTAQKVSQNSIQITLNSSQDLSTTLSEHVYPGTVSNQLSATSSVLGEPRQLLYLNCNGSPEKAHDQNALISSGSKCENVSINPAGLMGYVEVDEEKRDQTPLVGEDYSMVTDVISDNILVLQDSIPIQGHKEVKCDKTFKAEETGGVFEPLGYLETLTTFLRGS; encoded by the exons ATGTTTGTTTCTCGTGCAGGAAAAATGTGGAGAGATGCAGAACAGGCGCTGACTCTGATGTTGCTCCTCTCGTGGATCTCACACAGCATGT GTCATTCTCCCCCGGGGAGGCCCAGAATAACAAGATGCCGGTCGCCTGAGAAAGAGACTTTTACTTGCTGGTGGGAGCCTGGATCAACAGGTGGATTGCCCTCCAGTTATCACCTGTATTACAGAAAAGAGAG CTCTTTGGAAGTCTCTGAATGTCCGGATTATCATAAGGCAGGGAACAATTCGTGTTATTTTGATAAGCGCCACACGTCTCTTTGGATCACATACAACATCACAGTGGTGGCCTCCAATGCACTGGGTGAAGCCTATTCAGAATCTGTAGAAGTTGATGTTATGGATATAG TGCAGTCTCACCCTCCAGAGAACGTAAATGTGACTCTCATGCAGACCACGAACAGTCCCTATTTCCTGGTGCAGTGGCAGCCTCCACATGACGCAGACACACGTTCAGGCTGGGTAACAATCAAATATGAAGTTCGCTTAAAAATTGAGAACAGAGGAAATGAGGAGGACAGCAATTGGGAG TCATATAGTGCTGGAAAACAATTGGAGTTTAGCATCTACAGTCCACAGCCAGGAGCAAATTACATCGTTCAGGTGCGCTGTAAACTAGACCAAGGTCTCTGGAGTGAATGGAGCCCCTCTGCTTTCATCCAGATTCCAGACA ATACATCTGACACACAGAATGCATTTATAATCATTGCTGTCACACTAATGGTCATCATTTTCCTGCTGACTGCAGGAGTGCTGACCGTCAAGATGAAACT GGTGAAGCATTTTTTACTGCCACCAATTCCAGAACCGAAGATCAGTGGCTTAGACACTCGGCTCCTTAAG AGTGGTAAGTCCGAGGAAATCTTCAGTGCTCTGATTACTCCGGGATATCCCCAAATAGCCCAGAGATCAGACCGTCAAGTCGACTACCTCGTGGTCTCTGACTATGATGAGGAAATGGATTTTAATGGCAAAGCTCATCTTGAGTGCCAAAAGGGAGAAAACTGTCTCAAAGATACTGCACAAAAGGTCTCTCAAAACAGCATCCAGATCACGTTGAACAGCAGTCAGGATCTAAGCACAACCCTGAGCGAACACGTCTACCCTGGGACCGTCTCCAATCAGCTAAGTGCCACCAGCAGTGTCCTTGGAGAGCCTCGACAACTACTTTACCTTAATTGCAATGGCTCACCAGAGAAAGCTCACGACCAAAACGCTCTAATAAGCTCCGGTAGCAAATGTGAGAACGTCAGCATCAACCCTGCTGGACTTATGGGGTACGTTGAGGTTGATGAGGAGAAACGAGACCAGACACCTCTGGTAGGGGAGGACTATAGCATGGTCACTGACGTTATCAGTGATAATATCCTTGTACTACAAGACAGCATCCCCATACAGGGTCACAAAGAGGTCAAATGTGACAAAACATTTAAAGCTGAGGAAACAGGAGGGGTTTTCGAACCTCTGGGATACTTGGAAACCCTGACAACATTTTTAAGGGGATCTTGA